The following proteins are co-located in the Streptomyces sp. DT2A-34 genome:
- a CDS encoding response regulator produces MLSPTGGTPQAPTRVLVIDDEPQIVRALVINLKARKYEVDAAHDGTTALELAATRHPDVVVLDLGLPDMDGVEVIRGLRGWTRVPILVLSARHSSDEKVEALDAGADDYVTKPFGMDELLARLRAAVRRAEPTGGGEDDVMVETEEFTVDLAAKKVNRAGKDVRLTPTEWHLLEVLVRNTGRLVSQKQLLQEVWGPSYGTETNYLRVYMAQLRRKLEADPSHPRHFITEPGMGYRFEK; encoded by the coding sequence ATGCTGAGCCCGACCGGGGGGACCCCCCAGGCCCCCACGAGGGTGCTGGTGATCGACGACGAGCCGCAGATCGTGCGCGCCCTCGTGATCAACCTCAAGGCCCGCAAATACGAGGTGGACGCGGCCCACGACGGCACCACCGCCCTCGAACTCGCCGCCACACGCCACCCCGACGTGGTCGTCCTCGACCTCGGTCTGCCCGACATGGACGGCGTCGAGGTGATCCGGGGGCTGCGCGGCTGGACCCGGGTGCCGATCCTGGTGCTGTCCGCCCGGCACTCCTCCGACGAGAAGGTCGAGGCGCTGGACGCGGGCGCCGACGACTACGTCACCAAGCCCTTCGGCATGGACGAGCTGCTGGCCCGGCTGCGGGCCGCCGTCCGCCGGGCCGAACCGACCGGGGGCGGTGAGGACGACGTGATGGTGGAGACCGAGGAGTTCACCGTCGACCTGGCCGCGAAGAAGGTCAACCGGGCCGGCAAGGACGTACGGCTGACCCCGACGGAGTGGCATCTGCTGGAGGTGCTGGTCCGCAACACCGGGCGGCTCGTCAGCCAGAAGCAGCTGCTGCAGGAGGTGTGGGGGCCGTCGTACGGGACGGAGACGAACTATCTGCGGGTGTACATGGCCCAGTTGCGCAGGAAGCTGGAGGCCGATCCTTCGCATCCCAGGCACTTCATCACGGAGCCGGGGATGGGCTACCGATTTGAGAAGTGA
- a CDS encoding TrkA family potassium uptake protein, whose translation MRVAIAGAGAVGRSIAGELLENGHEVLLVDKAPTAISVERVPQAEWLLADACEITSLDEAALQRCNVVIAATGDDKVNLVVSLLAKTEYGVPRVVARVNNPKNEWLFNESWGVDVAVSTPRLMSALVEEAVSVGDLVRLLRFSHGDANLVELTLPEESALAGTRVGDVEWPQDTSLVTIIRGNRVLTPSREDSLEAGDELLFVAAQAREEQLEDLLSVRREDTAG comes from the coding sequence ATGAGGGTCGCCATTGCCGGTGCCGGCGCGGTGGGTCGCTCCATCGCGGGCGAACTGCTGGAGAACGGCCACGAGGTCCTGCTCGTCGACAAGGCGCCGACCGCCATCTCGGTCGAGCGCGTCCCGCAGGCGGAGTGGCTGCTCGCCGACGCCTGCGAGATCACGTCGCTGGACGAGGCGGCCCTGCAGCGCTGCAACGTGGTGATCGCCGCGACGGGAGACGACAAGGTCAACCTGGTCGTGTCCCTGCTGGCGAAGACGGAGTACGGCGTCCCGCGCGTCGTGGCCCGCGTGAACAACCCCAAGAACGAGTGGCTGTTCAACGAGTCCTGGGGCGTGGACGTGGCGGTCTCGACCCCCCGCCTGATGTCGGCCCTGGTCGAGGAAGCGGTGAGCGTCGGCGACCTGGTCCGCCTGCTCCGCTTCAGCCACGGCGACGCGAACCTCGTGGAGCTGACCCTGCCGGAGGAGTCGGCCCTGGCCGGCACCCGGGTCGGCGACGTGGAGTGGCCCCAGGACACGTCCCTGGTCACCATCATCCGCGGCAACCGGGTCCTGACCCCGTCCCGCGAGGACTCCCTGGAGGCGGGCGACGAGCTTCTGTTCGTGGCCGCGCAGGCGCGGGAGGAGCAGCTGGAGGATCTGCTGTCGGTGCGACGCGAGGACACGGCGGGCTAG
- a CDS encoding APC family permease, whose translation MSKLTDVPKRILIGRALRSDRLAETLLPKRIALPVFASDPLSSVAYAPGEVLLVLSIAGVSAYHFSPWIAVAVVVLMFTVVASYRQNVHAYPSGGGDYEVATTNLGPKAGLTVASALLVDYVLTVAVSISSGIENLGSAVPFVVEHKVECAVGVIVLLTLMNLRGVKESGSLFAIPTYVFVAGVFIMIAWGAFRGLVLDDTMRAPTASYEIKPEHEGLAGFALVFLLLRAFSSGCAALTGVEAISNGVPAFRKPKSKNAATTLAAMGLLAVTMFCGIIGLAMVTKVRMAENPAVDLLKDGVAVGAGYVQNPVITQVAEAVFGKGSFFFIVLAAATALVLFLAANTAYNGFPVLGSILAQDRYLPRQLHTRGDRLAFSNGIVLLAGAAILLVWIYGADSTRLIQLYIVGVFVSFTLSQTGMVRHWNRLLVTETDQAKRRHMIRSRAINTFGAFFTGLVLIVVLVTKFTHGAWVALLGMVIFYGTMTAIRRHYDHVSEELAAPEGPSDDSVRPSRVHSVVLISKIHRPALRALAYAKLMRSDTLEALSVNVDPVETKALREEWERRGIDVPLKVLDSPYREITRPIIEYVKSVRKESPRDAVSVIIPEYVVGHWYEHLLHNQSALRLKGRLLFTPGIMVTSVPYQLQSSEAAKVRARKRQEWNAPGAVRRGPAEERAKEPDAQR comes from the coding sequence GTGTCCAAACTGACCGACGTGCCCAAGCGGATTCTGATCGGGCGCGCGCTGCGCAGCGACCGGCTCGCGGAAACGCTCCTGCCGAAGCGCATCGCACTCCCCGTCTTCGCCTCCGACCCGCTGTCCTCCGTGGCGTACGCGCCCGGAGAAGTACTGCTGGTCCTCTCCATCGCGGGCGTGTCGGCGTACCACTTCAGCCCCTGGATCGCGGTGGCGGTCGTGGTGCTGATGTTCACGGTCGTCGCCTCCTACCGGCAGAACGTGCACGCCTACCCCAGCGGTGGCGGGGACTACGAGGTGGCCACCACCAACCTCGGCCCCAAGGCCGGTCTGACGGTCGCGAGCGCCCTGCTGGTCGACTACGTCCTGACCGTCGCCGTCTCGATCTCCTCAGGCATCGAGAACCTGGGCTCCGCGGTCCCGTTCGTCGTCGAGCACAAGGTCGAGTGCGCGGTCGGCGTGATCGTGCTGCTGACGCTGATGAACCTGCGCGGCGTCAAGGAGTCCGGCAGCCTCTTCGCGATCCCGACGTACGTCTTCGTCGCGGGCGTCTTCATCATGATCGCGTGGGGTGCGTTCCGCGGGCTGGTCCTGGACGACACCATGCGGGCGCCCACGGCGTCGTACGAGATCAAACCGGAGCACGAGGGACTGGCCGGCTTCGCGCTGGTCTTCCTCCTGCTGCGCGCCTTCTCCTCCGGCTGTGCCGCGCTCACCGGTGTCGAGGCGATCTCCAACGGTGTCCCGGCCTTCCGCAAGCCCAAGTCGAAGAACGCCGCGACCACGCTCGCGGCGATGGGCCTGCTGGCCGTCACGATGTTCTGCGGCATCATCGGGCTCGCCATGGTGACCAAGGTCCGCATGGCCGAGAACCCGGCCGTCGACCTGCTGAAGGACGGTGTCGCGGTCGGCGCCGGCTACGTCCAGAACCCGGTGATCACCCAGGTCGCCGAGGCCGTCTTCGGCAAGGGCAGCTTCTTCTTCATCGTGCTCGCCGCGGCCACCGCCCTGGTGCTGTTCCTCGCCGCGAACACCGCCTACAACGGCTTCCCGGTGCTCGGCTCGATCCTCGCCCAGGACCGCTATCTGCCGCGCCAGCTGCACACCCGCGGCGACCGGCTCGCCTTCTCCAACGGCATCGTGCTCCTGGCGGGCGCGGCCATCCTGCTGGTGTGGATCTACGGCGCCGACTCCACCCGGCTGATCCAGCTGTACATCGTCGGTGTGTTCGTCTCCTTCACGCTCAGCCAGACCGGCATGGTCCGCCACTGGAACCGCCTCCTGGTCACGGAGACGGACCAGGCCAAGCGCCGCCACATGATCCGCTCCCGCGCGATCAACACCTTCGGCGCCTTCTTCACCGGCCTCGTCCTGATCGTCGTTCTCGTCACGAAGTTCACGCACGGCGCCTGGGTGGCCCTGCTCGGCATGGTGATCTTCTACGGCACGATGACGGCGATCCGCCGCCACTACGACCACGTCTCCGAGGAACTCGCCGCCCCCGAGGGACCGAGCGACGACAGCGTACGACCGTCCCGCGTGCACTCCGTCGTCCTCATCTCCAAGATCCACCGCCCCGCCCTGCGCGCCCTGGCCTACGCCAAGCTGATGCGCTCGGACACCCTGGAGGCGCTCAGCGTCAACGTGGACCCGGTGGAGACCAAGGCGCTGCGCGAGGAGTGGGAGCGGCGCGGCATCGACGTACCGCTGAAGGTGCTCGACTCGCCCTACCGCGAGATCACGCGGCCGATCATCGAGTACGTGAAGAGCGTGCGCAAGGAGTCCCCGCGCGACGCCGTGTCGGTGATCATCCCCGAGTACGTGGTCGGCCACTGGTACGAGCATCTGCTGCACAACCAGAGCGCGCTGCGGCTGAAGGGCCGGCTGCTGTTCACGCCGGGCATCATGGTGACCTCGGTGCCGTACCAGCTCCAGTCCTCCGAGGCGGCCAAGGTCCGGGCCCGCAAGCGGCAGGAGTGGAACGCGCCGGGTGCGGTGCGGCGGGGGCCGGCCGAGGAGCGGGCGAAGGAGCCGGACGCCCAGCGCTGA
- a CDS encoding TrkA family potassium uptake protein → MHIVIMGCGRVGSALAQTLEQQGHTVAVIDQDPTAFRRLGPGFGGRRVTGVGFDQDTLREAGIEEAGAFAAVSSGDNSNIISARVAREMFGVENVAARIYDPRRAEVYQRLGIPTVATVRWTADQMLRRLLPSGAEPLWRDPTGGVQLAEVHASAAWVGHKISKLQEETGVRVAFLTRLGEAILPTSQTVLQEGDLVHVMMRTDEVDKVEAAFAKGPEEEGGH, encoded by the coding sequence GTGCACATCGTGATCATGGGTTGCGGAAGGGTGGGCTCCGCTCTGGCCCAGACCCTGGAGCAACAAGGGCACACGGTCGCAGTGATCGACCAGGACCCCACCGCCTTCCGCCGGCTGGGCCCCGGGTTCGGAGGCCGCCGGGTCACCGGCGTCGGCTTCGACCAGGACACGCTGCGCGAGGCGGGTATCGAGGAGGCGGGCGCCTTCGCCGCCGTCTCCAGCGGTGACAACTCGAACATCATCTCCGCGCGCGTGGCCCGCGAGATGTTCGGCGTGGAGAACGTCGCGGCCCGTATCTACGACCCCCGTCGCGCCGAGGTCTACCAGCGCCTGGGCATCCCCACCGTGGCCACCGTCCGCTGGACGGCCGACCAGATGCTGCGCCGCCTGCTGCCCTCGGGTGCCGAGCCGCTGTGGCGGGACCCCACCGGAGGCGTCCAGCTCGCCGAGGTGCACGCCTCCGCGGCCTGGGTCGGCCACAAGATCAGCAAGCTGCAGGAGGAGACCGGCGTGCGCGTCGCGTTCCTCACCCGCCTCGGCGAGGCGATCCTGCCCACCTCGCAGACGGTGCTGCAGGAGGGCGACCTGGTGCACGTGATGATGCGCACCGACGAGGTCGACAAGGTCGAGGCGGCGTTCGCCAAGGGTCCCGAAGAGGAGGGCGGTCACTGA
- a CDS encoding IS701 family transposase, translating to MRLGEVERLRGELAEFVADVFGSFPRRDQRRWGECYLRGLMLDGRRKSIQPMAERLPDGNMQALQQFVNQSPWDPLPVRQRIAERLSGVVRPEVWVIDDVSFPKCGKASVGVARQYCGAVGKRANCQVAVSVHAATDTASCPLEWQLYLPREWTDEPDRCRRAGVPDDVVHREKWRLALGLLDTLAQWQLKAPVVVADAGYGVSTPFRLGLQERGLSYVLALNGKEVAHPEDAEPHQPAYGGLGPPTLARYRTPPRAVCVLAGEAGAERFTEVTWRQGSKGAMTSRFAVLTVRPAGKQSLAAAQEAGGGRNRWDGVLPVQTLLVEWPDGQDAPTDYWISNLPAATPAADLVRWAKMRWRIEHDYRELKHGLGLDHFEGRTWRGWHHHVTLVTAAQAFLTLRRLDPKVHTPA from the coding sequence GTGAGGTTGGGGGAAGTGGAACGGCTCCGGGGCGAGTTGGCGGAGTTCGTTGCCGATGTGTTCGGGTCGTTTCCGCGGCGGGATCAGCGGCGGTGGGGCGAGTGTTATCTGCGGGGCCTGATGCTCGACGGCCGGCGCAAGTCGATCCAGCCGATGGCCGAGCGTCTGCCGGACGGGAACATGCAGGCCCTGCAGCAGTTCGTGAACCAGTCGCCGTGGGATCCGCTGCCGGTCAGGCAGCGGATCGCCGAGCGGCTGTCCGGAGTTGTCAGGCCCGAGGTGTGGGTGATCGACGATGTCTCGTTCCCCAAGTGCGGCAAGGCGTCGGTCGGGGTGGCCCGCCAGTACTGCGGAGCGGTCGGCAAGCGGGCGAACTGCCAGGTCGCGGTCAGTGTCCATGCCGCCACCGACACTGCCTCGTGCCCGTTGGAGTGGCAGTTGTATCTGCCGCGTGAGTGGACGGACGAGCCGGACCGATGCCGCAGGGCAGGAGTCCCCGACGACGTGGTGCACCGGGAGAAGTGGCGTCTCGCGCTCGGTCTCCTGGACACACTCGCCCAGTGGCAGTTGAAGGCGCCGGTCGTGGTCGCCGACGCCGGCTACGGCGTCAGCACCCCCTTCCGGCTCGGTCTCCAGGAGCGAGGGCTGTCCTATGTCCTGGCCCTGAACGGGAAGGAAGTCGCCCACCCGGAGGATGCTGAGCCGCACCAGCCTGCGTATGGCGGGCTCGGACCGCCCACCCTTGCCCGCTACCGCACCCCACCGCGAGCCGTCTGCGTCCTCGCCGGGGAGGCGGGTGCGGAGCGGTTCACCGAGGTGACCTGGAGGCAGGGCAGCAAAGGCGCGATGACTTCGCGGTTCGCGGTGCTGACAGTGCGGCCCGCGGGCAAGCAGTCCCTGGCCGCAGCGCAGGAGGCGGGCGGCGGCCGCAACCGGTGGGACGGCGTCCTGCCCGTCCAGACACTCCTCGTCGAATGGCCGGACGGCCAGGACGCTCCGACGGACTACTGGATATCGAACCTGCCTGCCGCCACACCGGCCGCTGACCTGGTGCGGTGGGCCAAGATGCGCTGGCGGATCGAGCACGATTACCGCGAGCTCAAGCATGGCCTCGGACTGGACCACTTCGAGGGCCGCACCTGGCGCGGCTGGCACCACCACGTCACCCTCGTCACCGCCGCCCAGGCATTCCTCACCCTCAGGCGGCTCGACCCAAAAGTCCACACACCGGCCTGA
- a CDS encoding OB-fold nucleic acid binding domain-containing protein, which translates to MSAVPRSEKSVGRFRRMLDRLSSSQEDLESEELREDAETAGCIKICDCHDRQIVTVTGTLRTVTLRPRAGVPALEAELFDGSAALDVVWLGRRSIVGIEPGRRLIASGRVSMSRGRRVLFNPKYELRPLGRE; encoded by the coding sequence ATGAGTGCTGTTCCTCGTTCCGAAAAGTCGGTGGGCCGGTTCCGGCGCATGCTCGACCGGCTCTCCTCGTCGCAGGAGGACCTGGAGTCCGAGGAGCTGCGGGAGGACGCCGAGACGGCCGGATGCATCAAGATCTGTGACTGCCATGACCGACAGATCGTGACGGTTACTGGTACCTTGCGCACGGTCACCCTGCGGCCGCGTGCGGGAGTCCCGGCCCTGGAGGCCGAGCTGTTCGACGGCTCCGCCGCCCTCGACGTGGTGTGGCTCGGCAGGCGCTCCATAGTCGGGATAGAGCCCGGGCGCCGGCTGATCGCATCGGGCCGGGTCTCGATGAGCCGAGGCCGCCGGGTGCTGTTCAACCCGAAATACGAACTGAGACCCCTCGGACGGGAGTAG
- a CDS encoding DUF3159 domain-containing protein has translation MTSLDKPTEDTTDTGADAEQDARAVTEAALFEAFGGMRGMIETVLPGLLFVTIYTVNKDLHLSAIAALGVSLLLVVVRLVMRDTVKHAFSGVFGVAFGVVFAMMTGNAKDFYLPGMLYTLGLGLAYIITTLCGVPLIGLILGPVFKENLSWRKRNPGRKKAYAKASWAWGLILLAKCAILFPLYWWADTTQLGWVLVALKIPPFLLAVWLTWVFLAKAPAPIDVFAEMEAEEKAERERKAAAAE, from the coding sequence GTGACGTCGCTCGACAAGCCGACTGAAGACACCACCGACACCGGCGCAGACGCCGAGCAGGATGCCCGGGCGGTGACCGAGGCCGCGCTGTTCGAGGCCTTCGGCGGCATGCGCGGCATGATCGAGACGGTGCTGCCCGGTCTGCTCTTCGTCACCATCTACACGGTCAACAAGGACCTGCACCTGTCGGCCATCGCCGCGCTCGGGGTGTCCCTGTTGCTCGTGGTGGTGCGCCTGGTGATGCGGGACACCGTCAAGCACGCGTTCAGTGGTGTCTTCGGCGTCGCCTTCGGTGTCGTGTTCGCGATGATGACCGGCAACGCGAAGGACTTCTATCTGCCCGGCATGCTCTACACGCTGGGGCTGGGGCTCGCGTACATCATCACGACCTTGTGCGGTGTGCCGTTGATCGGGCTGATCCTCGGGCCGGTGTTCAAGGAGAACCTCTCCTGGCGCAAGCGCAACCCCGGGCGCAAGAAGGCGTATGCCAAGGCCAGTTGGGCGTGGGGGCTGATCCTTCTCGCCAAGTGCGCGATTCTCTTCCCGCTGTACTGGTGGGCGGACACGACGCAGCTGGGGTGGGTGCTGGTCGCGCTGAAGATTCCGCCGTTCCTGCTGGCCGTGTGGCTGACGTGGGTGTTCCTGGCGAAGGCGCCGGCGCCGATCGATGTGTTCGCGGAGATGGAGGCGGAGGAGAAGGCCGAGCGGGAGCGGAAGGCTGCGGCGGCCGAGTAG
- a CDS encoding IS256 family transposase, which produces MTSENVAEHEVGESAAAVSAKAVDDQLIDELVSRAQAEGLQLTGEGGLLQQLTKRLLESALEGEITDHLGYDKHDPAGKDGGNSRNGKRSKTVLTEVGPVEIAVPRDRDGSFEPKIVKKRQKRLTGVDEMVISLAAKGLTTGEVQAHLAEVYGAEVSRQTISTITDKVLEGMAEWQSRPLDAVYPVVFIDAIHVKIRDGAVANRPIYVALAVTVEGRREILGLWAGDGGEGAKHWLHILTEIKNRGVADVLMLVCDGLKGLPEAVETVWPRTIVQTCVVHLLRNSFRYAARQDWDKIARLLKPVYTAPTEEAALDRFAEFADAWGRKYPAIVKLWENAWEEFTPFLRFDTEIRRIVCTTNAIESVNARIRRAVKARGHFPNEQAALKCVYMAIMSLDPTGKGQARWTMRWKTALNAFDITFDGRLSAARH; this is translated from the coding sequence ATGACCAGTGAGAACGTGGCCGAGCACGAGGTCGGCGAGTCGGCGGCGGCTGTGTCGGCGAAGGCCGTCGACGACCAGCTGATCGACGAGTTGGTGAGCCGGGCGCAGGCAGAGGGTCTGCAGCTGACCGGTGAGGGCGGGCTGCTCCAGCAGCTGACCAAGCGGCTGCTGGAGTCCGCCCTGGAGGGCGAGATCACCGACCACCTCGGCTATGACAAGCACGATCCGGCGGGCAAGGACGGCGGCAACTCCCGCAACGGCAAACGCTCCAAGACCGTGCTGACCGAGGTTGGGCCGGTGGAGATAGCCGTGCCCCGAGACCGGGACGGCTCGTTCGAGCCGAAGATCGTCAAGAAGCGGCAGAAGCGCCTGACCGGCGTCGACGAGATGGTGATCTCGCTTGCCGCGAAGGGCCTGACCACCGGCGAGGTCCAGGCCCACCTGGCCGAGGTCTACGGCGCCGAGGTCTCGCGGCAGACCATCTCCACCATCACCGACAAGGTCCTCGAGGGCATGGCCGAATGGCAAAGCCGCCCACTCGACGCCGTCTACCCGGTGGTCTTCATCGACGCCATCCACGTGAAGATCCGCGACGGCGCAGTCGCCAACCGGCCCATCTACGTGGCCCTGGCCGTGACCGTCGAGGGCCGGCGCGAGATTCTGGGCCTGTGGGCCGGCGACGGCGGGGAGGGTGCCAAGCACTGGCTGCACATCCTCACCGAGATCAAGAACCGCGGCGTCGCTGACGTGCTGATGCTCGTCTGCGACGGGCTCAAGGGACTGCCCGAGGCGGTGGAGACGGTCTGGCCCCGCACCATCGTGCAGACCTGCGTGGTCCACCTGCTGCGGAACTCCTTCCGCTATGCCGCCCGCCAGGACTGGGACAAGATCGCCAGGCTCCTCAAGCCCGTCTACACCGCGCCGACCGAGGAGGCCGCCCTGGACCGGTTCGCGGAGTTCGCCGACGCCTGGGGCAGGAAGTATCCGGCGATCGTCAAACTCTGGGAGAACGCGTGGGAGGAGTTCACTCCGTTCCTGCGCTTCGACACCGAGATCCGCCGCATCGTCTGCACCACGAACGCGATCGAGTCGGTCAACGCCCGCATCCGGCGGGCAGTCAAGGCCCGCGGACACTTCCCGAACGAGCAGGCCGCCTTGAAGTGCGTCTACATGGCCATCATGTCCCTCGATCCCACCGGCAAGGGCCAAGCCCGATGGACCATGCGCTGGAAGACCGCGTTGAACGCCTTCGACATCACCTTCGACGGCCGGCTCTCAGCGGCCCGCCACTAA
- a CDS encoding sensor histidine kinase KdpD, whose protein sequence is MGRGKLRIYLGAAPGVGKTYAMLSEAHRRVERGTDCVVAFVEHHDRARTEVMLHGLEQIARNELGYRGAVFTEMDVDAVLARRPQVALVDELAHTNIPGSRNAKRWQDVEELLAAGIDVITTVNIQHLESLGDVVESITGVRQQETVPDEVVRRADQIELVDMSPQALRRRMAHGNIYRPDKVDAALSNYFRPGNLTALRELALLWVADRVDEYLKQYRSDHRVSTIWGSRERIVVGLTGGPEGRTLIRRAARLAEKGAGGEVLAVYIARSDGLTSASPKELTVQRTLVEDLGGTFHHVVGDDIPAALLAFARGVNATQIVLGSSRRKSWQYVLGPGVGATVARDSGPDLDVHIVTHEEAAKGRGLPVARGASLGRSRIVWGWLIGVGGPALLTLLLTHIDADLGLANDMLLFLTLTVASALLGGLYPALASAAVGSLLLNWFFTPPLHHISIADPKNLLALVIFVFVAVAVASVVDLAARRTHQAARLRAESEILSFLAGNVLRGETGLEELLERVRETFGMEAAALLERQSDVDPWTCAGRVGSGRAPERPEDADVDVPVGDHMALALAGRVLPAEDRRVLAAFAAQAAVVLDRQRLQSEAEQAKELAEGNRIRTALLAAVSHDLRTPLAAIKAAVSSLRSDDVAWSEEDEAELLEGIEEGADRLDHLVGNLLDMSRLQTGTVTPLIREIDLDEVVPMALGGVPEDSVELDIPETLPMVAVDPGLLERSVANLVENAVKYSPDGRAVLVSASAIAERVEVRVVDRGPGVPDEAKERIFAPFQRYGDAPRGAGVGLGLAVARGFAEAMNGTLNAEDTPGGGLTMVLTLRAAGARAELLEEGAASVERPAEPERQATC, encoded by the coding sequence ATGGGACGCGGCAAGCTTCGGATCTACCTCGGTGCGGCACCGGGCGTCGGCAAGACGTACGCGATGCTGTCCGAGGCGCACCGCCGTGTAGAGCGGGGTACGGACTGCGTGGTGGCGTTCGTGGAGCACCATGACCGGGCCCGCACCGAGGTGATGCTGCACGGGCTGGAGCAGATCGCCCGTAACGAGCTGGGGTACCGAGGGGCCGTTTTCACCGAGATGGACGTCGACGCCGTACTGGCGCGGCGTCCGCAGGTGGCGCTCGTCGACGAGCTGGCCCACACCAACATCCCCGGCTCGCGCAACGCCAAACGCTGGCAGGACGTGGAGGAGCTGCTGGCGGCCGGGATCGACGTGATAACGACCGTCAACATCCAGCATCTGGAGTCGCTCGGGGACGTCGTCGAGTCGATCACCGGCGTACGGCAGCAGGAGACCGTCCCCGACGAGGTGGTGCGGCGGGCCGACCAGATAGAGCTGGTCGACATGTCGCCGCAGGCGCTGCGGCGGCGGATGGCGCACGGGAACATCTACCGGCCCGACAAGGTCGACGCCGCCCTGTCGAACTACTTCCGGCCCGGGAACCTGACCGCCCTGCGGGAGCTGGCGTTGCTGTGGGTGGCGGACCGGGTCGACGAGTATCTGAAGCAGTACCGCAGCGATCACCGGGTGTCGACGATCTGGGGCTCCCGGGAGCGGATCGTGGTCGGGCTGACCGGCGGTCCGGAGGGACGGACGCTGATCCGCCGGGCCGCGCGGCTCGCGGAGAAGGGCGCCGGCGGCGAGGTGCTGGCCGTGTACATCGCCCGCAGCGACGGCCTCACCTCCGCCTCACCCAAGGAACTCACCGTCCAGCGCACCCTCGTCGAGGACCTGGGCGGCACCTTCCACCACGTCGTCGGCGACGACATCCCGGCGGCGCTGCTGGCCTTCGCGCGTGGCGTGAACGCCACTCAGATCGTGCTCGGCTCCTCACGCCGCAAGAGCTGGCAGTACGTCCTCGGGCCGGGGGTCGGCGCCACGGTCGCCCGGGACTCGGGCCCCGACCTCGACGTCCACATCGTCACGCACGAGGAGGCCGCCAAGGGACGCGGACTGCCCGTGGCCCGGGGCGCGAGCCTCGGTCGGTCCCGGATCGTGTGGGGCTGGCTCATCGGCGTCGGCGGTCCGGCGCTGCTCACCCTGCTGCTCACCCACATCGACGCCGACCTCGGCCTCGCGAACGACATGCTGTTGTTCCTGACCCTGACGGTGGCATCGGCCCTGCTCGGCGGCCTCTACCCCGCGCTGGCCTCGGCCGCGGTCGGCTCGCTGCTGCTCAACTGGTTCTTCACACCGCCGCTGCACCACATCTCCATCGCCGACCCGAAGAACCTGCTCGCGCTCGTGATCTTCGTCTTCGTGGCGGTGGCGGTGGCCTCCGTGGTGGACCTCGCCGCCCGCCGCACCCATCAGGCGGCTCGACTGCGGGCCGAGTCGGAGATCCTGTCCTTCCTCGCCGGGAACGTGCTGCGCGGCGAGACCGGCCTGGAGGAGCTGCTGGAGCGGGTCCGCGAGACGTTCGGCATGGAGGCGGCGGCGCTGCTGGAGCGGCAGAGCGACGTCGACCCGTGGACGTGTGCGGGCCGGGTGGGCTCGGGGCGGGCGCCGGAGCGGCCGGAGGACGCGGACGTGGACGTGCCGGTCGGCGATCACATGGCCCTCGCGCTGGCCGGCCGGGTGCTGCCCGCCGAGGACCGTCGGGTGCTGGCCGCCTTCGCCGCGCAGGCCGCGGTGGTCCTGGACCGTCAGCGCCTGCAGAGCGAGGCCGAGCAGGCCAAGGAGCTGGCGGAGGGCAACCGGATCCGTACGGCGCTGCTGGCCGCCGTCAGCCATGACCTGCGTACGCCTCTCGCGGCCATCAAGGCGGCGGTGTCCTCGCTGCGGTCCGACGACGTGGCGTGGTCGGAGGAGGACGAGGCCGAGCTGCTGGAGGGGATCGAGGAGGGCGCCGACCGGCTCGACCATCTGGTCGGCAATCTGCTGGACATGTCGCGGCTGCAGACGGGCACGGTGACGCCGTTGATCCGGGAGATCGACCTCGACGAGGTGGTGCCGATGGCGCTCGGCGGGGTGCCGGAGGACAGCGTCGAGCTGGACATTCCGGAGACGCTGCCCATGGTCGCCGTGGACCCCGGGCTGCTGGAGCGGTCGGTGGCCAACCTGGTCGAGAACGCCGTCAAGTACAGCCCGGACGGCAGGGCCGTCCTCGTCTCCGCGAGCGCCATCGCCGAACGGGTCGAGGTGCGCGTCGTCGACCGCGGGCCCGGCGTCCCCGACGAGGCCAAGGAACGTATCTTCGCGCCCTTCCAGCGCTACGGCGACGCCCCGCGCGGTGCCGGAGTGGGCCTCGGGCTCGCGGTCGCGCGCGGCTTCGCCGAGGCCATGAACGGCACCCTCAACGCCGAGGACACGCCCGGCGGCGGCCTCACCATGGTCCTCACCCTCCGGGCGGCGGGAGCGCGCGCGGAGCTTCTCGAAGAGGGGGCCGCGTCTGTGGAGCGCCCCGCGGAACCTGAAAGGCAGGCCACATGCTGA